The sequence ATACTTGTCCCCGTCGGGCGCGGCTTCAAGGCGCCTTGCTGACCGGTGGTGTCGGGGCTGTAGCGACAATGAACAGGCGCGGAAAACGCAGCAGCACGCGCCCGTCCGCCATGGCAGGATAAGCCCTACGAATCTTCTCGGCGTAGGCCGCGAGGTAGTCTGTACGCCGGTCGGCTGGCAATGCGTCGAGATAGGGGCGCAGTCCCGTGCCTTTCACCCATTCGACGATGGCATTCGCATTGGCGAGGGGGTGGTAATACACCGTGTGCCAGATATCGACCCGAGCCGCATGAGGGGTGAGCCTTTCGACATAGGTCCCCGGCGGGGGGAGGGGCATGCGCTGGAGCGTCCAGCCGCCATAGGCCTGCGCAAAGGCTGGTTCCTCGGCCGTTTCCTGCATCAGTTGATGCGACGGCTCGTCGAGATTGT is a genomic window of Sinorhizobium numidicum containing:
- the tam gene encoding trans-aconitate 2-methyltransferase → MAWSAAQYVKFEDERTRPARDLIAQVPDLPAGPAFDLGCGPGNSTQLILERFPNNPLTGIDSDDDMLAAARNRLPDLRFEKADLANWMPPHGAALFFANAVFQWLPKHIAILERLIDALVPGGALAVQMPDNLDEPSHQLMQETAEEPAFAQAYGGWTLQRMPLPPPGTYVERLTPHAARVDIWHTVYYHPLANANAIVEWVKGTGLRPYLDALPADRRTDYLAAYAEKIRRAYPAMADGRVLLRFPRLFIVATAPTPPVSKAP